tagtgggagcacaattatattcttagtattatatgttgatgatatattgctcatagggaatgaTATACCGGCACtgcaaagtaccaagatttggctatctgaacagttctccatgaaagacttgggagaagcagcttatatattgggaataaagatctatagagatagatcgAGGAAGCTGCTCGGACTTTCCCAGTCTTTGTATATTGATACCATTTTGAAAAGGTATAAcatggataattccaaaagaggctatctacCGATAGGTACTGGAATTACTCTTagtagggaggattgtcctaaaacacctgAAGAGAGAGAACGCATGAGTAGGGTCCCATACGCTAGTGTagtgggagctatcatgtataccatgacatgtacacgtcTCGATGTGGCTTATGCAGTAGGAGTGACTAGACAATATCAGGCAAATCTTGGTGAGGAACATTGAAAAGTGATcaagaccattcttaagtacttaagaaggactaaagaccaattcctcattTATGGtgattctgagttgaaacttgaaggttatactgatgcaagtttctcttcagatagagatgatagcaaatctatttctggttatgtattcaccataaatggtggtgcagtgagttggaaaagttccaaacaagctacagtagCTGATTCAGTGACTGAAGTAGAATATATAGCAGCTAGTGAAGCGGCTAAGGAAGCtttatggatgaaaaagttcttaactaaacttggtgtggttccttcaataAAGGGTGCAATTCCATTGTTGTGTGACAATACTGGAGCCAttgttcaagcaaaagaaccaaaatcacaccaaaaatccaaacacaTTCCACGGCGGTATCACTTGATAAGAGAAATCATTGAACGACTCAACGTCGagattcaaaaggttgatggaaaAGAAAATGCTACAGGTccattcactaaagctcttggagcaaaggagtttgacaagcacaagtggaaattgggaatgaagtacaagagcgattggctctagtgcaagtgggagattgttagagatatattagatatgccctagatccaatgtCATATTTGGTGATCtaaacatatttttttgtgaacgttatttcatataaaatatatatatggcatttgatattctcttatcattattattaattgattgattaatttgataaggtccttgattaaattttgagacttgacattgtgatggagatcatgataatgagagtgaagtctcttataatttaatctaaattttgttcttgatcataggattattaatttgaacattaataatccggttagatcaatatctaTGTGATCATCTTTAtaggataaagattagttgatctcattaactaaatcacatagatagatgatgtaTATAGAGATAtaatcattgaaccgactcattggataattcctaatggttagaattaccataaactgtcaatgaGATATTCTCTGGAAGAAAGTGATGTAAGAACTTCCTTTGACCTGATATaatcatagtaattgacaagttatttattgtactttgatactagacacctatggccctagggcgatagagttgaaaggatattgggtatgattaaatacttgtagaattagtgattgatcaagatggaatctgtcaactcttggtaatgagtttaagctccatgttgtcatgaattataaccgaccaaattaagaccttggccagggcgattgaatgaaaaaagaaaagagtttcttaggtcattcaatggttgATTATATTTTGACAtaaacacatagttggtcgcttattaggatttgacagttgaaccatatcctagggcgACCCAGAGCTATAATGACAGAAGGAATTAATACATTATTCTTCTAggggttcttgagagtaaattgtatacttcatgctattcggtcgttaaggagtgttgctagacgccacccttgattagtatattgatgtgatcaatttactaccggcttagtattgaacctatggggttgcacactaacgagtgttctgaactttgctaaaggattaattgctttattatttgataattaaattaaaaaaattaattagtcaaataaatttagttattagtccaaataaaatattattatattctttgctagcacagaggatataattaatattgtgaacaaattgaaatattctatttagaatagaaaaaacgaaattatatctcttggttaatatatatatatatataattagcaCTTATTTAATATAAAAGatgttatataaaatattaataaagtcTTGTTAGTAAATTCAATTTTGAATTGGATTAATTAACATGGAAAGTCCTGTATTGTCTACAATTTTCAACCCATTTGATATGGGAGATAATTTTTTAATAGGAAAATATTGAATTCTATAAATGTGTTGCATGCTTTTATTTTCAAataagaaaattgaaaatttctaCAAAATTCAACAGATGTGCAAAGGTTTCCTATTAGATTTTCGGTTAAATGCTCATATTTAGAAGTTATATGCTTGAACTTTTCAGCAATCTTTATCGATTGCGTTATTACCATAAGGATATTTAAGCCAATTAATCATAATGCTGCTTGGTGGGTCGGGCCTGAACCGGATCGGACCGGGCCcacggtcctaacgggcctggtggtcCTGAGAAGTCCGTGACGGGCCGGTCttcatatattaaaaaaaaattgtttttaaaattctccaacggccatatttaaaatctagccgtttgggctggcaatttgaccgtttttaagtttagaaaatgcccatttggcccccaaactttatataattacactttttcccatttctcaactataaatacccctcattctttcatttttattcaccaattcatcaatatctctcaatctctctactacaattacttaatttattattgaaatttcgtgaaaaattgtgaagttgttgaattgaagttttcaagtgttcaacgattttcaattttcaagaagttgttcggtaATCcagtaaactcgtttcaactcttacgttttaagaatatatttttgtgtggtttagtttgcataattataattaatatggcattttctttgaaaaaaatgtttggtaaaggaaaatataaaaccggtgaaagtagtggccaaccaactgcCCTtaccccggctccccgacctagaaaagataagcaagttgaaagtagccgccaacctagacgtcctcctccttccgtaattcttgatagtgatcacccttgttttcaatttaccgatagtgaattttgtcataatgttgcaccaggtgaaagattagatgatgaaattatgaatgctctttatcctaatgaaactatcttagaaaataatgaggaaaatgaggatgatgatgaaactcaagcaccggatttagatgatacacctactagtcctcttaataacccaactgatgcaccggccgacccacctgtagagactcctacttttaatagagaacctgctaaacacctagaaacatcattagtttggaattttttttacttaagtaagagaacaaaataaggctaagtgtaaaacttgtgggaaattaatagcgcataaatatactggagaccgtagcggcacgggtagtttgactaggcacataaaaacacaccctagagataaggctagattttttcaaatgaaagcgcagctagaggggacaagtgtagattctgcggttaaccctagtacaggttcaaatctagttcaaccaggaattaacactgtcaccggaggtattttatattacgatccaaatagagatcgtgaagaattagcaaagatgattactgttatgtgcttaccttatacttttgcttctaatcctaattgggttcattatattagaagagtttttaatcctacttataaaggttggcctcgcgcaacagttaagagtgatatttataaattcaaacatgaatatgaacaatatttgcggtatttatttactcatatacctaatcggatttctattactactgatattggtagaagtggtaatgattgtgattatctaactgttacaagtcattggatagatgaggaatggacaatgcaaaaacgcataattgcgtatagaataattaattcacgtcacacaggtaagtttatagctaacactgttgcagatatttgtagatatttttgctttagcgataaaataatggcaatttctatggataatgcttctagtaacactagtgctataggcatgcttacaacaacactaaatcctgcatttactaatattttccatgttagatgtatttgtcatattcctatccctcctatttatggtcttgctgcaatgttaaatcctacaatgaaattgggaggtcctcatttttggtattcaaatatttataaggctttagatctttcaaatgaggaagttgctacacttgcagatgcaaaagcctcaattaaaattaatgctcaaacagtttataatgcttatcaacttgccttagagcatgctaggccaactattccaacccctacttcgtctagctcacaatcgtctaaaagagttgcgggcttaaaagctcttaaatcttggacggagttcaggggttctcaaggtgataattatgatgaaacttcacatctaaatgagcttcaagtttatttgtctcagggacttgaaaaggagaatccagacggctcttttgatcttttggaatggtggaaggcaagggaaaaacattttcctgttcttgcaaggatggctcgggatattttatcaattcaagcttcaactgttgcatcagagagcgctttcagtcaagcaagactgcaaataggtgatcatagagcgtctatgagggatagcttggaaaaatcagtactgtttagagattggatccgctcggaaagaagaaactttggaattgcagaagcacaaccggcgatagatgaagcttatgaagaaatgatagcggaacttgcggaggattcggcttcgcccggaagtggtgatgaacaagcttctttttcaccaccaccaacgcaacctcctccgaaccttgaaggatttatgagatttgttagagataatacatagactaatatgtaacttatattttggcacatcttccttagttttttttccttctaatggtggtattagtaccttgttgtgctcattccattagaggaaggaagactaagaaagatatgtcatttttggtaataaaaattataagacatacccttgaatatcttttcgcaatatttctttgtctttacttggaattatttataagctacaatatatatataacatacaatatatactacaagaaaatatataagttataatatatatacataagatacaatatatactacaaaaaaatatataagagaatatatatacataacatacaatatatactacaagacaatatacaatgaaatatatatatatacataacattctatactagtatactatatatatatatatatatatatatatatatatatatatatatatatatatactacaaaaaaagatttttcaaaattcaaaatttaaaattcaaatttcagaattcaaaaatcaaaattcaaacaagtttttttttttcaatttacaaaactaaccttctctaccactataaataccccctccctcttcttcatttcaatactcaatactcatttctcattctaaatttctctcaatctctcaatcttaattttcaagttacatcatgcctcgttcggaaagagtgcgcttatttATTTCGCAGTACTATGAAGtggttgaagaaaatgaagaaggccaaaaattaaagtgcaagaactgtggaagagtcttaaattttAGAACTGTTCAAACCACAGGCACTTTAAGGAAGCATATAAAGCATTGTGTTGAGGGTATTTATCCAAGAATTCGTCTTTAAggttttttcaacaatttgtgttatttcaaaattattcgACGTActtatgcttcatgttgtactttgtgattaatttattatgcatgacaatttagtgttttactattgttttgttattttctttttcgtcaagcactttaataattagatttctacatatatactacatatatatttttaatatagccatgatactacaagaaattacCTAAAAAAAACCGCGAAACCCACGAGCCCGacccgtttagcccaggaccatatgggcttaggcccgtcacggccggttccacccgttgagcccacgaagccagggaccgccagagcccaggcccacgaagcccggcccgtttggcccacgaaggcccggcccagaatacagTCCTAATTAATCATAGTAATCTAGCATATCAAAGACAGTCTTAAGAGGTTAACGATTTAGCTTTCCATTAAATTACTTCATGTAATTTAATAAAAAGTTAAGAATAACTTCATAAATTTATGAACTAACTATACAGTCGAATCCAATTAGTCAACTAATAATTAGGCTTATTATAGAAAGCAATGATATAAATTGAGGCCATGAACTTAACCAATAATCTCTATGCAACAAACTATAGAGAAAAATGACAACAAATCTGGTTTGAGTCTCAAAGGAAGAAAACTCATGTCTTTATTCATATGGTAAACCTGCAGTATTCCAAAATGAATTTAGAATTAGAGTTAATATGGTCAGATTATAAAACATCGATAATCAAAAGAAGCTGCATAGAGATCAAGTTGAATACCTGGACACACTAATATCTTTTCTTGTGTTTTTTCATTCTCGTAACGATTCTTTGTTCCAATTTTACAATCATCCTGGAAAACCATAATGGATTTTGAGTTGACAACATTATGTATATTATAGACAGTCCAATAACTAGTCCACAACCGTAACCCATGAGAACCGCCTGCCAACTGATCAATGATGAATCTTCTTCTCCTTGATCTAGCACAACTGGAGTTGTCGCTTGTGTTACTTCATCATTACCACAACCTCTTGAGAGTGGAAATCCACGTAACTCATCATTCCCTTGGTATGAATTGTTCTCGAAAGTATCAAATTGATTTCCTTTAGGGATACATCCAATGAGATGATTGTGTGAGAGATTTAAGACTTCAAGTGATGTGAGAGATACAAGTTGTTGCGGAATTCCTCCACCAATTTTGTTAAATGAGAGATCCAATGATTCAAGTACAGATAAATATTGTAGTGATGTTGGTATAAGACCTTCTAAGCCATTGTGAGACAAGTTCAACGTACGAAGTCCAATGAGATCTCCAATAGAACTTGGAATCTGACCCTCAAATCCATTCTTTGAGAGATCGATAACTATGTTAGTAGTCAAAACTTGAACAAATACAAGATTCAATCCTTTTGTTGTAATCGTCACAGAATAATATTCATATCCTACATACATTGGTGTACTCATGTTCTCATCATTTATTTTCATGGCTTGGAAATTCTCAAAAAAAACTGTTGGTAAATTCCCATTAAATGCATTGGATGAAAGATCCAGAACTTGAAGTTGTGAAAACAAGTTTCTATTTCTTGAAGCTCTGATGGACCCATGCAACTTATTTGATCTCAAAATTAAAATCTTCAAATTTGGTAGGATTCCCAACCATTTTGGGAAAGTGTCGTTCAACTCATTTTTACCTAAATCAAGCAGTTCCAAATAGTTGCAATTGATCAAAGATCCTGAGACTTTCCCCTCTAACTTGTTCCCATGCAATTTAATGAATCTGAGAGTTTCCAGTATTAAAATTTGCTTGAATTGTCCCACTAAGATTTATTTTTAGTAATAAACGATTTATTCATACAACAACAACTAAGAATTATTACAACTAGAGCTCAGTCTAGGTAACATAGTGCCTAGACTGTTTCTTTTTAGTACATGAATAACAAAAACAGGCGGAACAGCATAAGTTTGCAAAGTACAAAAAGTGTCCAGGCTGCAACCATTTTTAGCTAACAGGTCCGCTACTCCATTAGCCTCTCTGCGTGCTTCAGCTGTGGATCATTCGCCTTCCGTAATAGGTACCTGCAGTCATCAATCAAATTTTGGTAGAGACAGTTATTAGATTTTAGGAGGTTTAATAGTTCCAAACAGTAGTCCGTCTCTATTACTAGTGGAAAGAGTTTTTCTGTTAGTGCTAGTTTGACTCCATGGAGGAGGGCCAAGATTTCCATATATATGCTAGTAGCATGGTCGAATCTCATATTGAACCCTAAAATCCATCGACCCCTTTCGTCTCTAAACACCCCTCCTATTCCTCCCACTCCTGGATTTCCCATACAAGAGCCATCGATATTCAATTTATAAAAGCTGGGTTGGGCGGTTCCCATTTTACAAGGATAGTTTTCTTGGGTGGTTTTAAGCAACTATTTTTTGCCATGTATAGGAATTCCATGGCTTAACTGATGGGTTGACTTTTGGTGATAGGGTATTTAATTCCTCGAAAGAGGATCCCATTTCTGAAGTTCCATATATGCCATAGGAGTAATGAGAGAAAGTCTGCCCAGCGTAGGTAATTGTTAAAAAAAACCCTGGACAAGAGTTGATTTTTAAGCCAATTATGTAGGGTATCTTTTCCTACGGGATTCTGAGAAAAAGGATGTTTTGTATTGATTTGATCCCAGATTTGTCTCGAGTAATTGCAACGGAAGAAGATATGTTCTATGTCCTCAATTTCCCTGTTGCAAATGTTACAAGTGTCTTCCTGGCAAATCCCTCGTTTTTTTAGCATGTCCTCGTTTTTTTGAATTGTAGAAGAGCAAGAGCTTGATCTTTGGGGCACAAATGAGGTAAGAATGAGTAGAAAGCAAGTCTACAGAGAAGGTCATATAGCAGACACAATGCAAGTTTTTCATAATCCATTTCTGCACTATAAAGATTCAAAACAATCAAGAAATCTTTGCTTTGTTCCTCTATTGAATAATTCTGAGGTATATATAGCAAAGAAAATGTACTATTGTTGCTTTGCAGTAATCAATTCCAGGAAGCTCACCTAGTGATTTTCAATCAAATTTTGAGTTGTCaatttatatatgcacatatCTTCTCTGCGCTTATCAAGTAATTGGACAAAGATGTAGGCTTTAAGAGTATTAATTGGTGTAGGGACCATGACAAAAGCATTTCAAgtcaaaaattcaaataaatgaaatttgattagttGGGATAAGAGTACTGGTTGGTCCATACTCCATAGACCTTGACTTACAAGTCaataattcataaaaaaaaaatgtCAGTCTTTAACAAAATAGTAGTTGTAAAGATGTAATGAGAATGTTACAATATTCCTATATGGTATTTCTAGTACAGGTTTTTGTAGATCATGCTCAGAATATTAGTTTATTTTCACTGTCAGAATCTGAAATACATACTAGTATTTGTTTGTAGAGGAATCATCAGTTATGTGAAATTAAACTATGTTAATTGATTTTGATTGATGCAAAAAGAGTTTAAGTAtgataacccaaaaggtcatcttctgttttagaactcgattccgTGTTCCGAaaccttgaaaacctcattttatctctcttcgatttgtgtgtgcagtccagacgtatatccggaaagcttttatgtgaaaaattaaggaaataataaattttggcctaaaaatttgatttttgttgacttcggtcaacgttttgggtaaacggatccgaacCCGTATTTTGTCGATCCCggtgggtccgtagtaaaatataggacATGGGCGTATACCcataatcgaattccgaggtctctagcccaagaaatgaatttttgatgaaaattgttaaGCTATAATTATAAATGTTTTAAGAATTTGGATAATGATTGATCTTGttgatatcgggtccgtattgTGGTTCCGGGGACCGGTACAGGTCCATTATGATATTTATatcttatctgtgaaatttggtgagaaacgagactgatttgacgtgattcagacctttggttgagaaaatagaagttttgaactttcttgaaaatttcatgcaatttggtgctaaattcgtagttctaggtgttattttggcgatttgatcacgcgagcaagttcCTAGGATtctttaagacttgtgtgcatgttttgtTTGGAGCTCGGAGGGTTCGGGTAAGTTTCGTATAGGCTacgggatgttttagacttagaaaaatctgGTATTTTGCTGCAGCAGTTGTTCTAATAtgcccttcttcgcgttcgcgtaggtagtatcgcgaacgcgaaaggtAAAAATGGGGCAGGGgaaattcttcttcgcgaatgcgaagcaggGGGGATTTACCTTTCGCGAACACAACCTGTCTagcgcgaacgcgaagcatgGGACCTTGGGGAGGGGAAATtaactcatcgcgaacgcagCATTGGGCTCGCGAACGCGGAGGCTGGGGGATATGCCTTTGCGAACACGATGGgtaactcgcaaacgcataggcCAATAGAGCcagagcttcgcgaacgcgacaggcctctcgcgaatgcgaataAGGCATGTCCAGTGTTTTAAGAACACAACCAAAAATGGGATTAGGCCATTCtctcatattttcaaaaactagaaGACTTAGAGGCGATTTTCAAGAGGCAACTTcttccccaaagtgttggtaaaTGATTCTAAATTACTTTCTTCCAATTACcgattgcatttcatcaattttcaaccaaaaatctagggtttttatggtgGAAATTGAGGATTTGGGTAGTattagggatttttgtataattagaatttagacctcgatttggggtcagattctgaaactaattacatatttgggctcgaggtgaatgagttttggtccgaacctcaagttttgaccaagcgggcctaggGTCGGTTTTTggctttttgggaaaaatattgaaaaattaTAATTATGCATCAGAATCGATttctttagcaataattgatgttattaagttaattatgactagatacgagtggattggaggtggaatctagaggaaaaacggtgtttgagctttgagtttggccgCGGTAGCGAGGTAACGGTTggggctaaccttagcttgagggaataagtaTTGTTGTCTATTTACTATGGGTttggttgttgagtacgacgtataggtgaggtgacgagtacctatatgTTGTTGTCGGGTCATAGCATGAGAGTGAGTCTTATTCTTATGGttattgtattttttattcgtattgttcatgcttaaactgGTTATTCTTCATGTTGAACAATTCTTATCGTGTTTTACTGGAATTGGAtatttgttgagtattgactcgaAGTTGAGGTTGACATTGGAAAACTAAATATTGATATGGGTCTTGTTATTAATAATTCTATTGCCCTGTTGTTATGTTGTTTaggtgagaaagagtgtaaagcacgaagggtgatgccgtgccattgcATATTTATTATCAtttgaggaagagtgtaaagtacgaaggttgatgtcgtgccattgtatatttattatcatgtgaggaagagtataaagcacgaagggtgatgccgtgccattttatattcattatcattattcatttttttgttatggtgaaaacgagagtaaaagcacgaagggtggtatCGTGCACTTATTTTGCTGTGTTTCTTTCTGTTCTATTCTCATGATCTCGTACTCCCCTCAGCATGTTTTTCCCCCTCCCGTTAATATGTGTTTAATTTCTATTATTTGTTATTATGCACGTATATTgcttaactgcataggtttatatatgtgtcttgtcctagccacgtcactacttcgccgaggttaggctcgttacttaccagtacatggggtcggttgtactgatactacactctgcactttctgtgcagattttggtactggaCCGTGTTGATC
The Nicotiana sylvestris chromosome 11, ASM39365v2, whole genome shotgun sequence DNA segment above includes these coding regions:
- the LOC104235104 gene encoding receptor-like protein 9DC3, with protein sequence MVAAWTLFVLCKLMLFRLFLLFIFIKLHGNKLEGKVSGSLINCNYLELLDLGKNELNDTFPKWLGILPNLKILILRSNKLHGSIRASRNRNLFSQLQVLDLSSNAFNGNLPTVFFENFQAMKINDENMSTPMYVGYEYYSVTITTKGLNLVFVQVLTTNIVIDLSKNGFEGQIPSSIGDLIGLRTLNLSHNGLEGLIPTSLQYLSVLESLDLSFNKIGGGIPQQLVSLTSLEVLNLSHNHLIGCIPKGNQFDTFENNSYQGNDELRGFPLSRGCGNDEVTQATTPVVLDQGEEDSSLISWQADDCKIGTKNRYENEKTQEKILVCPGLPYE